The genomic segment GCGAGTGCGACGACCGGATACGCATTTTTAAAGCTCCAACGAACAGCAGATGCATTGATTACTCCACTAAAAGGCGAGCAAAAATTACCACTTGAAGCCATGCGACCTGTCCATGTTTTGTTGATCGGGGTCGATGAACGGAAAAATGATCCGGGTCGGGCCGATGCAATCATGTTGTTATCGTTTAATCCGAAAACAAAACAAGCGAGTTCGCTCTCGATTCCGCGCGATATGCAAGTCACGTTAGCAGATGGACAGACGACAAAAATTAATCATACGTATGCTTATGGTGGAGTCGAAGAGACGCTTCAGACGGTCGAAAAAACGTTTGACGTCGAGATTCCGTATTACGCTAAAATCAACATGGATGGACTGATTGAACTCGTTGACGCCGTTGATGGTGTGACGGTTGATAATCCGTCTGCCTTTAGTTGGAACGACCGTCGGCTCCAAAAAGAGTACAAGAAAGGACAGATTGAGCTGGACGGTCTCGAAGCGAGTGGTTACGCCCGGATGCGCAAGCAGGATCCGCTTGGGGATATGGGACGACAAATCCGGCAACGGCAAGTTCTCGAGTCTGTCGGAATGAAACTTGCAGGTCCGAACATTTTAACGAAGCTCGAACAACTCAGTCAGGTCTTAGAGGATAATTTCAGTACGAACATTACGTTTTCTGAAGCGACCCAACTGGCACAAGAGAATCAAACTGGTTTCGA from the Exiguobacterium oxidotolerans JCM 12280 genome contains:
- a CDS encoding LCP family protein, giving the protein MESRMKKKRPNPFLRVASALLLLVVLVASATTGYAFLKLQRTADALITPLKGEQKLPLEAMRPVHVLLIGVDERKNDPGRADAIMLLSFNPKTKQASSLSIPRDMQVTLADGQTTKINHTYAYGGVEETLQTVEKTFDVEIPYYAKINMDGLIELVDAVDGVTVDNPSAFSWNDRRLQKEYKKGQIELDGLEASGYARMRKQDPLGDMGRQIRQRQVLESVGMKLAGPNILTKLEQLSQVLEDNFSTNITFSEATQLAQENQTGFEHLQSLKIDGEGYIASDGIWYFFASEASMRETKQALEALMKG